In Tenrec ecaudatus isolate mTenEca1 chromosome 4, mTenEca1.hap1, whole genome shotgun sequence, a single window of DNA contains:
- the PFKFB4 gene encoding 6-phosphofructo-2-kinase/fructose-2,6-bisphosphatase 4 isoform X2, with the protein MDRGAQGVSFQTDPQPGSSGRVCMTNCPTLIVMVGLPARGKTYISKKLTRYLNWIGVPTREFNVGQYRRNVVKTYKSFEFFLPDNEEGLRIRKQCALAALRDVHRFLSEEGGHVAVFDATNTTRERRETILNFGEQNGYKTFFVESICVDPEVIAANIVQVKLGSPDYVDRDSDEATEDFMRRIECYESSYESLDDDLDRDMSYIKIMDVGQSYVVNRVADHIQSRIVYYLMNIHVTPRSIYLCRHGESELNLKGRIGGDTGLSPRGREFAKGLAQFISDQNIKDLKVWTSQMKRTIQTAEALGAPYEQWKALNEIDAGVCEEMTYEEIQDHYPLEFALRDQDKYRYRYPKGESYEDLVQRLEPVIMELERQENVLVICHQAVMRCLLAYFLDKAAEQLPYLKCPLHTVLKLTPVAYGCKVESIFLNVEAVNTHRDRPQNVDISRPPEEALVTVPAHQ; encoded by the exons TTTGCATGACTAACTGCCCGACCCTCATCGTCATGGTGGGCCTGCCCGCCCGGGGCAAGACCTACATCTCCAAGAAGCTGACCCGCTACCTGAACTGGATTGGTGTGCCCACACGTG AATTCAATGTTGGCCAGTATCGCCGGAACGTGGTCAAAACGTACAAGTCTTTTGAGTTTTTCCTCCCAGACAACGAGGAAGGCCTGAGAATCAggaa GCAGTGTGCCCTTGCCGCGCTCCGTGACGTCCACCGGTTCCTTAGTGAGGAGGGGGGACACGTGGCG GTTTTTGATGCCACAAATACTACCCGCGAGCGGAGGGAGACCATCCTTAATTTTGGGGAACAGAATGGCTACAAG ACCTTTTTTGTCGAATCCATCTGCGTGGACCCAGAGGTCATAGCAGCCAACATCGTG CAAGTGAAACTGGGCAGCCCTGACTACGTGGACCGGGATAGCGATGAGGCCACGGAGGATTTCATGAGGCGCATCGAGTGCTACGAGAGCTCCTATGAATCACTGGATGACGACCTGGACAG GGATATGTCCTACATCAAGATCATGGACGTGGGCCAGAGTTACGTGGTGAACCGGGTGGCCGACCACATCCAGAGCCGCATTGTATATTACCTCATGAACATCCACGTGACCCCCCGCTCCATCTACCTCTGCCGGCACGGGGAGAGCGAGCTTAACCTCAAGGGCCGGATCGGCGGGGACACGGGGCTGTCCCCTCGGGGCAGAGAG TTTGCCAAGGGTCTGGCCCAGTTTATCAGTGACCAGAACATCAAGGACCTGAAGGTTTGGACCAGCCAGATGAAGAGGACAATCCAGACGGCCGAGGCCCTGGGCGCGCCCTATGAGcagtggaaggccctcaatgagatcgaCGCG GGTGTGTGTGAAGAGATGACCTATGAGGAAATTCAGGACCATTATCCCCTGGAGTTTGCCCTGCGGGATCAGGACAAGTACCGCTATCGGTACCCCAAGGGAGAG TCCTATGAGGACCTGGTCCAGCGCCTGGAGCCGGTCATCATGGAGCTAGAGCGGCAGGAGAACGTGCTGGTCATctgccaccaggccgtgatgcgCTGCCTGCTGGCCTACTTCCTGGACAAGGCGGCAG AACAGCTGCCCTACCTCAAGTGCCCGCTGCACACGGTCCTGAAGCTGACCCCCGTGGCTTACG GTTGTAAAGTGGAATCCATATTCCTGAACGTGGAGGCTGTGAACACGCACCGGGACAGGCCTCAG AATGTAGACATCTCCCGGccaccagaggaagccctggtcaCGGTCCCTGCACACCAGTGA
- the PFKFB4 gene encoding 6-phosphofructo-2-kinase/fructose-2,6-bisphosphatase 4 isoform X1, whose product MASPRELTQNPLKKIWMPYSNGRPALHACQRGVCMTNCPTLIVMVGLPARGKTYISKKLTRYLNWIGVPTREFNVGQYRRNVVKTYKSFEFFLPDNEEGLRIRKQCALAALRDVHRFLSEEGGHVAVFDATNTTRERRETILNFGEQNGYKTFFVESICVDPEVIAANIVQVKLGSPDYVDRDSDEATEDFMRRIECYESSYESLDDDLDRDMSYIKIMDVGQSYVVNRVADHIQSRIVYYLMNIHVTPRSIYLCRHGESELNLKGRIGGDTGLSPRGREFAKGLAQFISDQNIKDLKVWTSQMKRTIQTAEALGAPYEQWKALNEIDAGVCEEMTYEEIQDHYPLEFALRDQDKYRYRYPKGESYEDLVQRLEPVIMELERQENVLVICHQAVMRCLLAYFLDKAAEQLPYLKCPLHTVLKLTPVAYGCKVESIFLNVEAVNTHRDRPQNVDISRPPEEALVTVPAHQ is encoded by the exons TTTGCATGACTAACTGCCCGACCCTCATCGTCATGGTGGGCCTGCCCGCCCGGGGCAAGACCTACATCTCCAAGAAGCTGACCCGCTACCTGAACTGGATTGGTGTGCCCACACGTG AATTCAATGTTGGCCAGTATCGCCGGAACGTGGTCAAAACGTACAAGTCTTTTGAGTTTTTCCTCCCAGACAACGAGGAAGGCCTGAGAATCAggaa GCAGTGTGCCCTTGCCGCGCTCCGTGACGTCCACCGGTTCCTTAGTGAGGAGGGGGGACACGTGGCG GTTTTTGATGCCACAAATACTACCCGCGAGCGGAGGGAGACCATCCTTAATTTTGGGGAACAGAATGGCTACAAG ACCTTTTTTGTCGAATCCATCTGCGTGGACCCAGAGGTCATAGCAGCCAACATCGTG CAAGTGAAACTGGGCAGCCCTGACTACGTGGACCGGGATAGCGATGAGGCCACGGAGGATTTCATGAGGCGCATCGAGTGCTACGAGAGCTCCTATGAATCACTGGATGACGACCTGGACAG GGATATGTCCTACATCAAGATCATGGACGTGGGCCAGAGTTACGTGGTGAACCGGGTGGCCGACCACATCCAGAGCCGCATTGTATATTACCTCATGAACATCCACGTGACCCCCCGCTCCATCTACCTCTGCCGGCACGGGGAGAGCGAGCTTAACCTCAAGGGCCGGATCGGCGGGGACACGGGGCTGTCCCCTCGGGGCAGAGAG TTTGCCAAGGGTCTGGCCCAGTTTATCAGTGACCAGAACATCAAGGACCTGAAGGTTTGGACCAGCCAGATGAAGAGGACAATCCAGACGGCCGAGGCCCTGGGCGCGCCCTATGAGcagtggaaggccctcaatgagatcgaCGCG GGTGTGTGTGAAGAGATGACCTATGAGGAAATTCAGGACCATTATCCCCTGGAGTTTGCCCTGCGGGATCAGGACAAGTACCGCTATCGGTACCCCAAGGGAGAG TCCTATGAGGACCTGGTCCAGCGCCTGGAGCCGGTCATCATGGAGCTAGAGCGGCAGGAGAACGTGCTGGTCATctgccaccaggccgtgatgcgCTGCCTGCTGGCCTACTTCCTGGACAAGGCGGCAG AACAGCTGCCCTACCTCAAGTGCCCGCTGCACACGGTCCTGAAGCTGACCCCCGTGGCTTACG GTTGTAAAGTGGAATCCATATTCCTGAACGTGGAGGCTGTGAACACGCACCGGGACAGGCCTCAG AATGTAGACATCTCCCGGccaccagaggaagccctggtcaCGGTCCCTGCACACCAGTGA